The Thermomonospora curvata DSM 43183 DNA segment AGCGCCTCCCCCGCCCCCGAACGCAGCGCGCCCGCCGCCCCGCCGGCGGCCTCGCCGGCCTCGCCGTCCCCCACCCGCACCGGCCCGTCCAGGATCGACAACGAGAAGACCGACCCCCGCCCGCTGGCGCTGGTGGAGGTGTTCCCCAGCAAGGAGATCGAGCTGGCCGACCGGGTCTTCCTGCGGGACATGACGTCGGTCAACCACCAGTGCGGGCTGACCGCCCGGGGCGCGATGATCGAGGCGCTGGAACGCGGGAACTGCCGCAGCGTGGTCCGCGCCACCTACGTCAACCGGGTCGGGACGATCGCCGTCACCGCCGGGGTGGCGGTCATGCCGACCCGCAAGGCGGCGCTGGCCGCCCACCGGGCCGGCGACCCGGCCGCCTACGAGTGGTTCCGCGGGATGCCCGGCGAGCGCTCCCCCGACATCGACCGGGCGGGCGGCCACGCCGCCGGCACGGTGCGGGGACGCTACATCGTCTACGCCTACGCCACCTATGCCGACGGCACCACGCCCAAACCCGGCGACCGGCTGCTCAAGCAGATCGCCGAAGAGTTCATCGCCTACGGGCTGCGCCCCATCGACAAACGCGCCGCGGAAGGCTCCTGACGGCCCCACGACGCCCGTAACGGGACGGGGGAGGGTCAGGAGTTCACCGGCGCCTCGGAGGCGTTCCCAGAGCCGCTGAGAGTGCGCACCTGCCGGGTCTGCAGGGCCCGGCGGGCCAGCTCCTCCTCATCGTCGGGGTAGCCGATCTCCTCCAGCGACAGCCCGTGCGCGGGCGCCACGTTCACCGCCGAGTCCCGCACCCCGGCGGCCAGCACCCGGGCGGGCCAGTCCACCTCCCGGCGCCCGTCGCCCACCGCCAGCAGCGCGCCGACCAGGGCGCGCACCATCGAGTGGCAGAAGGCGTCCGCCACCACCGTGGCCGCCGCCAACGCGGGCTCCTCGCGCCGCCACTCATAGCGCAGCAGCCGCCGGATGGTGGTCGCCCCCTCCCGCCGGCGGCAGAAGGCGGCGAAGTCGTGCTCGCCCAGCAGACGCGCCGCCGCCTCGTTCATCCGGTCCAGGTCCAGCGGGCGCGGATGCCACAGCACCTCCCGGCGGCGCAGCGGATCCACCCCGGCCTCCCGGTCGCAGACCCGGTAGACGTACCGCCGCCACAGCGCCGAGAAGCGGGCGTCGAAGCCGCGCGGGGCCACCGCGATGCGCCACACCCGCACATCCGGCGGCAGCAGCCCGGCCAGGCGGTGCACCAGCCGGTTGCTCACCGCCGCATACGCCCGCTCGGGGACGTCCACGTGGGCGACCTGGCCGCGGGCGTGCACCCCGGCGTCGGTCCGGCCCGCCACGGTCAGCGCCGGCGGCGGATCCAGCCGCAGCACCCGGCCCAGCGCCTCCTCGATGACGCCCTGCACGGTGCGCCGGTCGGGCTGCCGCGCCCAGCCGGAAAAGTCCGTGCCGTCGTAGCCGATGTCCAGTCGCAGCCGCACCAGTGCCGTCATGCTCATCCTCGTCCTGCGTCAAGCGCTCACCGCACCGCACGCCGCAGACGTCCAGCAAAGCGGCAGGCCCGCCGTCCCCGCAGGGGCGGCGGGCCTGCCATGGCATGCCGAACCGACGTGCGGCGCCTTACTCGGCGTCCTTCTTGGTCTCGGTCTCCTCGGCCTCGGCGGCCTCCTCGCTCTTGGCCTCGGTCGCCTTCTCCTCGGCCTCGGCGGCCTTGCTCTCGGCGGCCTTGGTCTCGTCCTTGCCCTGGACGGTCTTGACCGCGCCGGCCCGCATCGGCTCGGAGACCAGCTCGATGACCGCCATGGGGGCGCAGTCGCCGCGC contains these protein-coding regions:
- the truA gene encoding tRNA pseudouridine(38-40) synthase TruA; the protein is MTALVRLRLDIGYDGTDFSGWARQPDRRTVQGVIEEALGRVLRLDPPPALTVAGRTDAGVHARGQVAHVDVPERAYAAVSNRLVHRLAGLLPPDVRVWRIAVAPRGFDARFSALWRRYVYRVCDREAGVDPLRRREVLWHPRPLDLDRMNEAAARLLGEHDFAAFCRRREGATTIRRLLRYEWRREEPALAAATVVADAFCHSMVRALVGALLAVGDGRREVDWPARVLAAGVRDSAVNVAPAHGLSLEEIGYPDDEEELARRALQTRQVRTLSGSGNASEAPVNS